A genomic stretch from Xiphophorus maculatus strain JP 163 A chromosome 14, X_maculatus-5.0-male, whole genome shotgun sequence includes:
- the LOC111611246 gene encoding uncharacterized protein PB18E9.04c-like — protein MSSTHNQTTAYQTIPATNATTTNGPPAPVFYVGVVVYEPFDEDLKDNNTQKFKDLAKRIVAVYDMLYRKAFGALFVRSYVISFRVSVTSRIRMNVTEVEVGVEFNQTTPLVELPRNEEVQKTLSDAIDTSNNNTIMDVPFSPGSVQIIRTPLPTTPPTTNSTDTTISPNSTATTAVNPTTNTTTPSTAVNPTTNSTTPSTTVKPTTNTTTPSTTVKPTTKTTPTVEATVTRKVTFRSLGETFTTDLLNPSSAAFKNRAALLKSNLEPLFQRTFSTLRDFTVTSFSNGSIINNMDLKFSAAFVPSNIQISEVLLKAALIVTDFNIETASILVDDIQVSSGVSHNISLITALSLVLLSWLLSNQQ, from the exons ATGTCATCTACTCATAACCAAACCACAGCTTATCAAACAATTCCGGCTACTAATGCAACTACTACAAATGGACCTCCTGCTCCAGTTTTTTATGTTGGAGTGGTTGTTTACGAACCATTTGATGAAGATCTCAAAGATAATAACACCCAAAAATTTAAGGATCTCGCAAAGAGGATTGTTGCAGTA TATGACATGCTCTACAGAAAAGCTTTTGGAGCCCTCTTCGTCCGTAGTTATGTCATTTCATTTAG AGTTTCTGTAACATCCCGAATTCGAATGAATGTCACAGAAGTAGAAGTTGGGGTGGAGTTTAACCAAACCACGCCACTTGTGGAACTCCCAAGGAACGAAGAAGTACAAAAAACGTTATCAGATGCTATAGATACGTCTAATAACAACACTATCATGGATGTTCCATTTTCACCTGGTTCTGTCCAAATAATAC GCACACCTTTGCCAACCACACCGCCCACTACAAATTCTACAGATACTACCATCTCTCCAAACTCAACTGCAACTACTGCAGTTAATCCAACAACCAACACCACAACTCCATCTACTGCAGTTAATCCAACAACCAACAGCACAACTCCATCTACTACAGTTAAACCAACAACCAACACCACAACTCCATCTACTACAGTTAAACCAACAACCAAAACAACTCCAACTGTGGAGGCAACAGTCACAAGGAAAGTGACTTTTAGGTCTCTGGGCGAGACCTTCACCACTGATTTGCTGAACCCATCATCTGCCGCATTTAAAAATCGAGCTGCACTTTTAAAGTCAAAT CTTGAACCTCTCTTCCAGCGAACGTTTTCTACTTTACGCGACTTCACTGTAACTTCATTCAG caaCGGATCAATTATCAACAACATGGACCTTAAATTTTCAGCAGCGTTTGTACCTAgcaacattcaaatttcagaggtTTTGCTGAAAGCAGCTTTGATCGTCACAGACTTCAACATCGAAACTGCTTCTATTCTTGTGGATGACATAC AGGTATCAAGTGGAGTAAGCCACAACATCAGCCTCATCACTGCACTCAGCTTGGTCTTGTTGTCATGGCTTCTTTCAAACCAGCAATAA